In the genome of Brachypodium distachyon strain Bd21 chromosome 3, Brachypodium_distachyon_v3.0, whole genome shotgun sequence, the window GCTAGTATGTTCTTCTGTCCCTTGGGTTGTTCCCCGGTATGAGAAGTACATTGGCTGTATTGGTACCGGAGGTGGTGTAGTTTCGTTCTCAAGCATGGTCACCACCGATGACATGAGTGGCCTACTGTTTGGATTATCTTGCACACACAATAGTCCGATCTGGATACACCGTAAAGCTTCACTGTAGGAACAACTCTTAGCCAGGGATGAGTCCACAAGATCTGTCGCTCTGTCGTCTATCCATAAGCTCCATGCCTGAAGAGCCGATGGGATCAAATCTTATAGAAATTAGAGAACTTTTGTTTGAAttgtgaaaaataaaaataggcATAACACTGTGCACTTACATAAGCCAGTAGGTTAGGGAAGCCCTTGCAATGAGTTAAACTGATCTTCAAGCCACTCATGATCTCCAAAACTATGACACCGAAACTATATGTATCTGACTTGGTAGAAAAAGCGCCATCCATTGCATATTCAGGAGACATGTAACCACTGCTCAAAAGAAGTAAAACAATCTGAGTAAGTATTTAGGGAAATAAAACCCACTTGAAAAGTCAAGGCTATGATTACTCACTATGTGCCAACAACTCGATTAGTATTTGCTTCATGCTGGTTTCCACCAAAGATTCTTGCCATACCGAAATCTGATATCTTGGGGCTCATATCCGCGTCCAATAGTATGTTGCTCGTTTTAAGATCTCTGTGAATTATAGTCAACCTTGAATCCTGGTGGAGATAAAGAAGTCCTCTAGATACTCCTTTTATTATCTTGAAACGTGTTGGCCAATCAAGGAGATACTTACTTGCAGCATCTAAATTAAGCAATTCCAAAGgtaatcatgtcacatgtttctcttttctttttttctttttgcgaaaataatgtttttttaaaaaaaaatctcgaaAATATAAGTTCAGACATACCAAAAATAATGGAGTCCAAGCTTCTGTTTGGTAAGTATTCGTAAATTAGCAACTTCTCATCCCCATCGATGCAGTATCCAAGAAGCCTAACCAGGTTTCTGTGCTGCAATTTTGCAATCAGAACAACTTCGTTTCTGAATTCCTCTACACCTTGTCCTGAACTTTGACCGAGCCTTTTGATTGCAACTTCTATGTTGTGTCCCAGCGTACCCTGCATTGTTTCACCATTATGAAATTGAACAAGCACCGCCATAATTCTCACATTTCTACAGTTTATTTAAAAGATGTATACTTTCCTAACCTTATAAACCTTCCCAAAGCCACCTTGCCCGAGCATATTGTCCACAGAAAAGttttttgttgctgctgcaatgTCTCCAAAGCTGACAAATGGAAGCTCTACATTTTCATCACCGAGTTCGTTTGGCGCAGTCGAGTATCCTAGGATCGCTTTCCTCAAATTATCCTTGTTCCGACTTTTGGCTGACAGGAAAAACAATTCCAATTGTTATTAATAAACCTTACACTAGTGCAAAAATATTGTGCCTGAATTGTTCTTCGTGGTGAAGTTGCTCTCTCTGATAGTCTGATTGTACCTCTAAGCTTGCATATCCAAACAAGGTACATGCCAGCGGCCGTGAGTACCAGCACAGATGCCATCACTGGAATCAAGATCTTTGCCACAGGCCCCTTCTTCCTTGTAGCTGCAGAAATGTATTACAGGAAGTATTGATTGTAGCTGATATGATGATGAATTTTGCCTCAGAATTTTGACTAGTATAGTAGCAGCTCCGTGACTGCTTCAGTTTTTCCTTACCTGATTCATACTTGGCCAACCTCAGATAGAGATCCTGTCCATTTTCTATGTACCTGACATCAACGATGTTATCCTTCCACATGACGCAGCCACTGCCATTACCCTCTCCTCGGATGTCGGCGGGGGCATAGGCCACGCACGAGCAGTTGGCGAGGCACCTCTCCCTGCACTGCTCCAGCGTCGCGCCCATGTCCACCGTCGCGTTGTCCGTGTCAGGGAGCTTCACGCCGTGCACAGGCGTGAACCggtccgtcgccgccgtgccATTGCCGCACTCCAGCTGCACGTCCCTCTGGCACCCGCCGGAGGATTCCTTCCTGGACCACTCCGACAGGTTCACGGGGCTGAACCCCGGGGCGCAGCTGCAGGACGGCGCCGACGCGGCGTCGACGTTGCAGAGGCCGAACGCACCGCACGACGCGTAGTCGTCGCAGGCGTCGCGAGGCAACCATGGGAATTCCCTCCACTCCCGGCTGGACGGAATCCACAACAGGACCTGCACCTTGCCAACCTCGTCCAGCACGACGCGGGTGAAGGGCGTGCCGGCCGTGGCGTTGAGGACGTAGGTGACCTCGTCGGGGCCATCCACCATCTGGATGTAAAAGAACTTGTACTGTGAATCCATCTCTGGCACGCCGCTGAACCAGCGACCGTTCCACGGGCCGGCGCGGTACTTCTTGGCGCTGCCGTGCCAAGTGACGATGTCCGGCAGGCCCCTTGTGTCCATGACCCGATGGTAGTCCCCCGTCGCCGGGTCGTCCTTGGCCCGCCACGACGTGAGGGACCACTCCAGGCCGGTCTTTAGGTTCTTGCCGAACCTCATGCCGGCGAGCAAGGTGTTTGACAGATGGTCGAACGACTGCCACTGGAAGCCGGtgctggcgctgctgctctgctcgcgCACGACGAGGTTGCCGGACTCGAGCAGCTGCGCCACCGAAGAGGCAGAGGCGCCAGTCGTGTTTGAGGACCAGGCGGTCTGGCCAGAGCCGTCCAGAAGGCGAAGGCCCACCCGGGCCCGGCTACTCATCACCAGGACGCCGGAGGTGGTGTTCAGCGGCGTGTCGCGGTTGGCCACCCACAAGACGGCGTCCGTACCAGACGCCGTGAACCAGATCCCGAGGTATCTCTTGGTTGGCACCGTGGTCGATGGGGTGAAGAAACCAAGGGTGAATGAGCCACCGGCGGAGAGCAGCGTCTCTCCATCGGTGATGTTGCCCCCGTTTTTCAGCGTGTCCGACGAAAtgccggccccggcgccggtgctTCTTCTGAGAAGCAGCAGTAGCGTGGCAAAAATCAGGGCGAGGAGGTTGAGAACCGCCATGTGCGATGTATCTTTGTCCTTGCACAAGAAATCAGCGTGGGGAGGCTGCTAGCCATTATACGAAAAATGACACTGTTACACCGTCGCATTTGCGCAATTAACGCATACTAGACCAGTCACGTCATATCTTCATCCAAAAgtaaattcacgtcactttgTGATGATTTAAACATTTTGAAGTttaagtttatagaaaataatATAAATATTTGTAACTCTAATTTATTATAAAAACACATTCTACGAttaatctattatatacttAATACGCATCATATATATGGTATTCTTTtagacagagggagtacttctaaataaataaaaaaagatcacATCTACGATGTTGCCTATTGCCGGTTGCCCGTGAGTTTCCGAGATAGCCCCTTCTAGACCGCTTCCCGTCGTGCGTCTACACTATTAAGCTTCTGGATAAAATGCCGCGGCCCCACTCCCTCTGATACACCAGCGACGGCCAAACCACAAACGCAGTTGATGTGATCTCGCAAGACTGCAAGCCCATTCGAGAACAATAATGGCATCTAGTGGTAAGACGTATACAAACCTCACGCTAAGCATTAGGCCTAAACCTAGAGCAAGCACAAATGTGATGTCTAACTAGTTTAAGCACTTTGCAAAGTACCTACATGAATCACCTAATTTTCTATTAAGCACTTTTGTGGTGGCTAGTGCAACTAGAGATGAGTCTCAACTTACACTTCACTTCCTTGAGCTCTCACACCAAATGGCTGGCCAAGGGGGCTATATATGACCCCTAATCCAAAACTAGTCACGGGGGTTCTGCGCTCACCGGATAGGTCCGGCGGTGACACCAGAGCAATCCAGTGCGTCCACGTTGACTAGCCATTAGGGAAACTAGTGGTTGCTGACCGTTGGAGGTTGAATGATCCAGTGCTTGATCTGGTGGGTCACCAGACTAATCCGGTGCGTTGATTTTCATTTCAACCTCTTTGCAACCCTCTCTGATAGAATGCTTTGGTGAGCAATCCGATGCGGTCACTGGACTAATCCGGTGAGTTGGCAGACGCACCCTAACATATGGTGCATCAATTTTCCTTGCATTGGACCAGTCTAGTGCTACTGTTGCCACAGCCCTTGGAATAGTGCACTCGCATAGTCCGGTGCTCCCCTCTGGTTAACACAGGAGCAATCCGGTGCACATAGAAAGTGTGCAACCGGCTTCTTTCATTCCTTTGCGGTCTTTCATAAGTCTTCTAATGTATTGTTTGAGGTGTTGATCTCATTCGGATCACCACGTTGCCTCAGTCCAGGTCTACTCTGTATCCATTTAAACTATACTTTATATACTAGCTTGCAAACAACATTAGTCCAAATAGtcatttttttatcaaacaTCAAAATCCAACCTAATGGCCCATAGTGTCCATTTTCCGTGTAAAAGTAAATAGGAAGAAACTTGTGAAGGCATCATATATAGGAAAACGATGAGCTCGACACTGGAGTTTACAACTGAGTGGATGCATAGCTACTCTCTCTGTTAATAGCACCGACGCCACCTCCACCTGGATCGATATTCGGAGACAAAGCCACAGAGCATCTCCTGCgctgaaataaaatcttaccAATGCAGCAGTGGAGAAAGGTTACACATTGTTCTGGCGTTCTTTGGGTGCCGAGCAGAGGGATCCATACAAACAAACCTGCGTTGCGTACTTGCTGTACTAGAGTCTAACAGTACTGGTAGTATTGTACGTACTAGAGAAGCAGGAGGAGACGAAGACTGCATCTGATAAGATAATACCTAGCCGGATTGTAGTACTGGTGCGCAGGCATGCAGCGCGTCGTAGCGCAGGTTGACAATCACCTGTTGCCGACTTGCCGTGGCCAGCCAGCACCCAGCAGCCATGGCTGAACAAGGAAGGGCTTGACGCTGACTGGggccccgccgacgccgagcaTTAATCGAATCTCACCTGTGCGCTCCCGCGGGCCTCCGCTATTAATCGCAAGTTGCCATGCATGATGTGATGGTACATGGGCCTCCGCTATTAATCGCATGTTTCAGCCAGCGAAAGCTTGCAAGGCACGCGCTGACGCATGCCACGCACCTTTCAATTCCTCCAACAATGCATTGCGACCAGCTGCATCCAATCCCTTCATTATAAAATGCAACCAGTTAGCAACGCGATTATATTACATTTAAAAACAGgcaaagaaaataacaagTCTTTCAATCACTCACTGGCACACAATGCACCAACATGATCGTTCAAGACCTGCATCTGTACCCTTGCCTCCTCCCTTGCCCTCTCCTCCCCTGCCTTCCTCTGTTACTTCGACCTCCATTTGTCGAACCTAACACCGATCATGTTACGAAAACCGCGCTGTCTAGCAAACTCACGCATCTCCTTCTTCCGCTGTTTAACTAAGAGGTCGACGAACTGAGGTCCATACCCCATATTTCGTgctgtgaaatcatatgtgacgtgtaacattggcaagtgttttagatgaaacattgatgtggatactttggataatataaatatttatgtgatgacatgtatcttgtttggacgtagtgctttgctagtggtcggctgatccattagtttcttatgtgaaaacatggcgtgagtcgtgtgaaacttaccctgagtcaagtcgtggacttgtgctcgtactggttatttgtgtgttcgctttcaggtgttgccggagctagaggaacgtggtcgatgatgggatcgagggacgaaacTCGGGAGAAACTGAGGTcaaggatcaaggtcatgcgggacgttcgtgcgaaggaacaatagAAGTGAAGTCTACAATGATCCGGGAgtgcaccggtttgtcgtacgttgtttataccggatatgtacggtattgaagatattcgatacgtgatggtcgagttttgaagacgtcacaagaagagttgatggcatggagtgccatcgacgtgaagatatgtaggtccagccgtggctggatgagaactgtttaaagattaaacagtagcatcCTGAAGATGGCGTCCGATAGAAAAATGGTcgacatgaaagttgtgcgcgtcgtcgagactaacaactttgcttttggagtcatctcaatccgaggtcgtatgcgggcctcacgggcaaaataccgaccgaaacagaggagttcgtgttggattcggacttgATTTAGGGTCACGAATTTTCCTTTATAAATAGAAAGCGTCCTaactagggttttagcaaggacgtgaggaaACTCAGAgttttggatctagatcaattcttggagagttcttgaatgcatggttgcatcttttgtaaccgatcgacatcgttgcaataaagagattcgttggcggtgtcatctctgtttttctcggatcttcgtggattcttcgtgctagatctttctaacactttgctgcaggtttatcacgagttcataatacttttctgcaggtttacCACAAGATTAAGGAAGATCGCCattacttcatcttttttgttattcctcgaaatcgattatagattaattctcgtaactttctgtcagctgttactgatttgatcatatcttttgattggtaagtccaattgagctgattcttcttgcgttggttagataatttcaatacctttattttgcatactcatacgtattttttggtttatccaatcaaaagttatggctgttttactatcgtggacagaaaggtgatttagggtttgaactttcaggaaaagttttaatttgcttccgcgcaatcattcaccccccttCTGATTGACTATCTCGATATCACACGTGCAATTACTTGCTTCCCCTTCATTTCATCCAAGAACTTAGCTTGACCATCATAAGATTCACACTTGCATTTCCTAGTGCTCTATTCAAACGAAAAATTAGATCATAAGTCTTTGCAGAAGAAAAATACGATTTCATGTTTTTCGCAACAACAACCAACCTCGTCATAGTCAATTATATGGCCGCACCAATGGCCGATTCCAAGCTCCGAAGGGACTAGGCCGTGGTTGGGTTTAACATCACATTCGCACATGACAGGAGGTGCTTCGATGATtatcctttctttcttcttttcctttgccTTTGGCGGCTCCGGCCAATTATTCTTAGGACCATAGAGCCACTCCTTGAAACGACACTTCGCAAATCCAAACACCTAAAAGAGGAGACATTAGTATATGCACATATATAGCTCAGCATTTCAACAGATACACTTTCCACTAACTTCGTGCTTGTTGGGACACACAAACTCTAACGTATTCTCAGGGTTCATCACAGCTCGATCTCCGCAATCACAAAGAGGAGGTTCCTCGAGTCGTCTTACGGAGGCTAAGTGCTTCTCCTTAGCTGTCATTGGCGGCGGGTTAGGGGGAGGTGGAACCCACCGCTCGAAGTGCTCATGCGGATGTCTCCTTCTCCACCAATCATCAAAAAGGAGGTACCTTGGGTCAAACTTGTCTGGACCGTCGATCCACTGAAAGAAAAGGCACCTCTCATGTGCCTACACAACAAAATTCTAATAAAATATTAGTAAACTACTAAcataaatgaaaaaagaaagatagcGAGCCAATTACTTACATTAACCCGACTGCATGTGTAGAAGCAACGCGCAGCTGTGTCTGGATGTCTCGATTGAAACACGTCGGCCGGGAAACCACAGTCACAGTTAGGGACAGGGAGGTCAGGAGGGACGGGGGCTGTCGTCACCACCGGGTTCATCCTGAGGATACCCACTACGGCCCAGCTAGGGGCCCATACAGAAGCCCACTACAATGCCGGAGGCCCGGTTACCTGAACTTGCGCGACTTACTCGGTTACCTGAACTTGCGCGACTTACTGTTTAAACACAAATTGTAACCTATCCAGACTCTGCACCCGAAACCTAGCctcctatataaaggactaggaggaACACCCGGAAGGGAAGGTTCAACCCCATACGCACGCCAGATCTAATCTGAGCATCATAACCTTCACGACTACCAtgtaatctctccatcaataTCAAATGAGACAAGCAGGATGTAGTGGTATTATCTTTCGAGAGTTCTGAACCTGGTAAACCTTTGCCTCCCCATACTCGGGATCACCAACACACTCGTTGCTCTCATAAAACACAAACCCCggcattgtcgaagtcaccctttcgtcattggcgccgtcTGTGGAAGAACATGTGTTGTACTCACGGTTTCGGCGGCTCCATTATCATCAGCCAGCAACTCGCCGACTTCAAATAAACCGATCTACCGAATCAAGAAATCAAGACGAGCATCTCTGCGATCTACATCAACGACATCGCAGAATCGATCCGACTCACCGATCTGGCAAACGATCGGCAAGGCATCTTCAACTAACGCGAAAAGCGCACCTACGTCATTGCGTTCACATCAGCTTCAAGTTCTGAGCCGCCTGGGGACATCGTCATCGAATTACGGTCGGCTGAGCGCTGCTCTTGTCGATCTAACAGCCTAGCCGGCCCACCTCTAGCCTGCCTCGTGTCCCCCGACGCTCCCTCGACTACGAATAGTCGAACCCTCTTCGAATATGATGACTTGATGCACTTCCGAGTCCTCGTAGTCGAAACACCTTCGACTCCACGTGCTAGCATCTAACATGCCGCCTGAGTAGCTGAATCTGCCTACGAAGTCGAACCCTTGAACTCCAACCCAGTTGCAGCCCAACTAACAGGTTGGCATGGGACAGAGACGATGAGCGTCAGGCTAACGAAAGGGCCTGCGTACTAGATAGCACGTCGAGTTCGGTCAAATAACAAAACCACTGCTAAAGTAAAAAATAAGCTAATGAGATATTTTACAAGAACACAATACTTTAAAATTGTTTTGCAATGACTGCATGTCACATCAAGTCAGGCACGAAGGCCACGGAGACTTGAGCCTATGCTCGACTACTAGCAGTCGAACATAgcctcgggggctactcccaccgggagtgTTGGCCGCACACCCGGTAAGAAGCAAGAACGAATGAAGACGGAGTCGGTACATCGGCTCCACCGCGCTTCGGGTTCGCCAACTGCATCGTCCTTCAGGTCCGTCGACCGTACCACCCTTCGGGTCCGCCGGCTTTGCCGTCCAAGCGTCTGGCCCGCAACATCGACTCCGTCCGCGCCGTGTCGACCTCGTTCGACACGACTCCGCCGCCACGTCGACTGCAACTACACAATATGTGGCCCGCAACTTTGAGTCTCTACCCGAGTCTACGACTCGACTAGACACTCAGGGGTTACTCCCACCGGAAGCGCTGGCCACGCACCCAGGACTTCGCCTGCATCGTCCTTCGGGTCCGTCGACCCCGCCACCCTTCGGGTCCGCCGGTTTCACCATCCTTCAGGTCCTCAACAGAGTCGACCACGATTATCTGCGCCAACGTGCACCGGGCCCAAGTCGAGTACTCTCCATGGTCGGCCACATCAGCCAACTGAACGGCTAAAACTGCATCCGACTACAAACAGTCGAAACAAATTTCCGGGTCGCATCTGCTGCGGAAACATACCCGAAGCCACGTCCATGACGTGAAGGTAAGACCCGTAGGTTTCCTACTGGGCCTGGTGACAAAGCTGTGGCTTCGTCAATGCCCATACTGATGGACTTATGTTCTAGGGAGAGCGACATGTGTATGCGTGGTGATCCCGTCGGCTGACAAGAAGGAGGCaaagatttacccaggttcagggccctccgtgaggtaatacccctacgtcctgtttatctgagcttgtattactgaTGAGGTTACAATGTTGCCGCGGAGGTTATGGTGCGCAGATTGGATCTGACGTGTTGCGTATGAGATAGAGTGGGTGTCGGGGCCCTCCCGGGTgcccctcctagtcctttatataagAGGCTAGGTCTCGAGTGCAGAGTCCGGGTAGGTTTACAATTTGAGTTTAAAGTATGAACCAACCTCTCTGACCCTACATACACCGTGCACGTTATAAACATACACGCAGCAGGCACGACGTATGTCGCAACAACAGGTACCACAACACTGCTTGTGAACACAGCATACTCTTGCGGTCTTGCCCGACACTCCCTATCGCCGTGGCGTGGTCCAAGGTAATTAAATTACGGCGTCCATCCAGCGATGGCGGGATATGCCTGATGGAGCTCTCACTCTCAGGCGATAGACCGTTAGCTCCCTCTGAGCCTCTGACGCCGTCCAAGTCCAACAGGTCTCCGTTGCTTTGGACCGGCCAGGTCGTCGATGTTTTGGCCCATCGCTTTCCAAGTTGTTAATGTTCTATCTTCCATCCTTCAATGTGCTGTCTGCCGGGAGTAGTACGTTTCTGTATCACGG includes:
- the LOC100836965 gene encoding receptor-like serine/threonine-protein kinase SD1-8 isoform X1 translates to MAVLNLLALIFATLLLLLRRSTGAGAGISSDTLKNGGNITDGETLLSAGGSFTLGFFTPSTTVPTKRYLGIWFTASGTDAVLWVANRDTPLNTTSGVLVMSSRARVGLRLLDGSGQTAWSSNTTGASASSVAQLLESGNLVVREQSSSASTGFQWQSFDHLSNTLLAGMRFGKNLKTGLEWSLTSWRAKDDPATGDYHRVMDTRGLPDIVTWHGSAKKYRAGPWNGRWFSGVPEMDSQYKFFYIQMVDGPDEVTYVLNATAGTPFTRVVLDEVGKVQVLLWIPSSREWREFPWLPRDACDDYASCGAFGLCNVDAASAPSCSCAPGFSPVNLSEWSRKESSGGCQRDVQLECGNGTAATDRFTPVHGVKLPDTDNATVDMGATLEQCRERCLANCSCVAYAPADIRGEGNGSGCVMWKDNIVDVRYIENGQDLYLRLAKYESATRKKGPVAKILIPVMASVLVLTAAGMYLVWICKLRAKSRNKDNLRKAILGYSTAPNELGDENVELPFVSFGDIAAATKNFSVDNMLGQGGFGKVYKGTLGHNIEVAIKRLGQSSGQGVEEFRNEVVLIAKLQHRNLVRLLGYCIDGDEKLLIYEYLPNRSLDSIIFDAASKYLLDWPTRFKIIKGVSRGLLYLHQDSRLTIIHRDLKTSNILLDADMSPKISDFGMARIFGGNQHEANTNRVVGTYGYMSPEYAMDGAFSTKSDTYSFGVIVLEIMSGLKISLTHCKGFPNLLAYAWSLWIDDRATDLVDSSLAKSCSYSEALRCIQIGLLCVQDNPNSRPLMSSVVTMLENETTPPPVPIQPMYFSYRGTTQGTEEHTSSSINNMSLTTVLEGR
- the LOC100836965 gene encoding receptor-like serine/threonine-protein kinase SD1-8 isoform X2, with product MAVLNLLALIFATLLLLLRRSTGAGAGISSDTLKNGGNITDGETLLSAGGSFTLGFFTPSTTVPTKRYLGIWFTASGTDAVLWVANRDTPLNTTSGVLVMSSRARVGLRLLDGSGQTAWSSNTTGASASSVAQLLESGNLVVREQSSSASTGFQWQSFDHLSNTLLAGMRFGKNLKTGLEWSLTSWRAKDDPATGDYHRVMDTRGLPDIVTWHGSAKKYRAGPWNGRWFSGVPEMDSQYKFFYIQMVDGPDEVTYVLNATAGTPFTRVVLDEVGKVQVLLWIPSSREWREFPWLPRDACDDYASCGAFGLCNVDAASAPSCSCAPGFSPVNLSEWSRKESSGGCQRDVQLECGNGTAATDRFTPVHGVKLPDTDNATVDMGATLEQCRERCLANCSCVAYAPADIRGEGNGSGCVMWKDNIVDVRYIENGQDLYLRLAKYESATRKKGPVAKILIPVMASVLVLTAAGMYLVWICKLRAKSRNKDNLRKAILGYSTAPNELGDENVELPFVSFGDIAAATKNFSVDNMLGQGGFGKVYKGTLGHNIEVAIKRLGQSSGQGVEEFRNEVVLIAKLQHRNLVRLLGYCIDGDEKLLIYEYLPNRSLDSIIFEILKRATYYWTRI